Within Thermococcus celer Vu 13 = JCM 8558, the genomic segment AGGACGATCAAAGCCTTTCTCAGGAACCTGAAGGAGACCAACGGGGTCGTTGTGGCGGTTACCTCCGACGTCTCTGCAAGGCTATTGCCCTACGGGGGCGGCTACACGGCCACCAAGTGGGCAGCCAGAGCCCTCGTAAAGACCTTCCAGATCGAGAACCCCGACGTAAGGTTCTTTGAGTTGAGGCCCGGGGCAGTGGATACCTACTTCGGCGGAAGCAAACCGGGTAAGCCAAAGGAGAAGGGCTTCCTCAAGCCGGAGGAGGTTGCCGAGGCCGTGAAGTACCTCCTGAGGCTTCCAAAGGACGTAAGAGTCGAGGAGCTCATGCTCCGTTCGATGTATCAGAAGCCGGAGTACTGAGCCCCGTTCTTTTTTTATTTGAACAACAATTCACGCCCAGTTGGCCAAAAATTAATTCTGGAGCATCCTCAGGTATCGACGATTCTCGCGTTATCTTCGGCGCTCCGGGGTGTCGATGCCGTCCAGTTGTGTATCTGGCCCCAACTGGCCCGCTAATGCAGGGCAACATTTATAAGGACTTCAACCCTCCAAAATTTGAATAATGACTGGAGGCGATGGTAATGGAACCCTTCGCAGGTGCGGCTTTGCTGATACTGGGCGTTTTTCTTTTGCTGATGCTCCTGCTGAGCGTAAAGGTGATACGGCCCTACCAGAAGGGACTCGTCGAACGCCTCGGAAAGTTCAACAGGATCCTCGAGCCGGGCATACACTTCATAGTCCCCTTCATGGAACGCGTCAAGGTCGTGGACATGCGCGAGCACGTCGTCGACGTCCCGCCGCAGGAGGTCATCTGTAAGGACAACGTCGTGGTAACCGTCGATGCCGTTGTCTACTACCAGATACTCGACCCGGTCAAGGTGGTCTACAACGTCAGCAACTTCCTCATGGCGATAATCAAGCTGGCCCAGACGAACCTCCGTGCCATCATAGGCGAGATGGAGCTCGACGAGACCCTCTCGGGCAGGGACATAATCAACGCCCGCCTCAGGGAGGAGCTCGACAAGACGACCGACCGCTGGGGCGTCAAGATAACCCGCGTCGAGATACAGCGTATAGACCCGCCGAGGGACATCCAGGACGCGATGGCCAAGCAGATGACGGCCGAGCGTGAGAAGAGGGCCATGATACTCCTCGCCGAGGGTAAGAAGGAGTCGGCCATCAAGGAGGCGGAGGGCCAGAAGCAGGCGGCCATACTCCAGGCGGAGGGTGAGAAGCAGAGGCAGATACTCGTGGCGGAGGGTCAGGCCGAGGCCATAAGGAAGGTCCTCGAGGCGCTGAGCCGGGCCGACGAGAAGTACCTGACGCTCCAGTACATCGAGAAGATGCCCGAGCTCGCCAAGTACGGCAACCTGATCGTCCCGTACGACACGGAAGCGCTGATAGGCCTGCTGAGGATCCTCCAGAAGGTGAGGGAGACGCCCCTTCCCGGGTCCAGACCGCCGGAGGAAGGGAAATCCTGGGATGGGGATGAAGGAGCGGCCCTTTCCGAGGAAGAGCTGAAAAAGCTCAAGGACATGACGGAGTGATGGGAGGTGGAGGGGATGGACCTCCTCCCGATTTCCCTTTTGATCCTCGGGTTGCTAACCATAGCACTCGACATGATGGTGACGGCCTTCATAACTCCCATCGGCGTTGCCCTGGCCTTGATGGGGCTCCTCCTTGGATTCGGCGTCGGCTTTGAGGAGAGCCTCGTGGTGGGCCTCATAGCGGCAGTGGTCACTTATATGGCTGTGGGCAGGTACGTAAAGAGGGACGTTCAGGACGCTGGAAAGGCCAAGTACACCTTCGAACTGAAGGGCAAGCGCGGGAAGGTGGTGAAAATAGGCAGGGAGAACTACATAGTCGAGCTTGAGGGGGACAGGTGGATAGCCCTCAGCGACGATGAGTTGAAGATAGACGATACCGTTGAGGTCGTTGACGTCGACGGCGTCAAGCTCATCGTTCGGAGGGTCTGAACCCCTCCCACAGCTCCTCCAGCGTTTTTCCAAGCGTTACCAGCGTTCCGTTTTTGTAAACGATCTCACCGTTAACCATGACAAGCTCGACGTCGCTTCCCCTCGTGGAGTAAACGACCTGGGAGTAGGGGTCTTTGCCCGGGAGAAACTGGAGCTTCCTCGCGTTTACCAAGACGAGGTCGGCGAGGTAGCCGGGCTTTATCAGTCCCGCTTTCAGCTTCAACGCCCGCGCACCTCCCAGCGTTGCCCAGCCGAAGACCTCCCCCGCGGTGGCAACGTCCGTCCTCCTCCGCCAGACCTTGTTGAGGACCGCGGCAAAGCGCATCTCCTCGAAGGGATCCATCAGCCCGACCGGGTTGGGCGAGTCGTTACCGAGGGCTATGTTGGTTCCCCTCTCCGCCAGCTCGATTACCGGCGCGACCCTTCCCTCGAGCTTCGCCATGCTCAGGGAGCAGTGGACGAGCGTCGCCCCGCTTTTTGCGTAGAGGTTTACCTCACCGGGAGAGAGGTAGATCCCGTGCACCCCTACGAGGTCCTCACCGAGAACGCCCGCCCTCTCGAGGTACTCAACCGGGGAAAGGCCGTAGCGTCTTTTTACCTCCCGCACCTCCCCCGTGCTCTGGGATACGTGGACGTGGATGATGGCGTTCCTCTCGCGGGCGAACTCACCTATCTCCTTCATCAGCTCGAGGGAAACCGTGTTCGTGGCGTGGGGTGCCAAAGTCGGGCGGACGAGCTCGTCTTTCCCCTTCCAGCGTTCGAAGAACCTGAAGCCCTCTTCGGGCCTGGCTATAGGGAAATCCACTAAATCCATTACGGTCTGGCCGATGAAGGCCCTGATTCCGAGTTTTCTCGCCGCTTCGGCTATCTCATCGGCGAAGAAGTAGTGGTCGTTTATCGTCGTCGAGCCGTTGGATAGGGCCTCGGCCATGCCGAGAAGGGCCCAGCGGCCTATCTCCTCTGGCGTCCACTCGAGTTCCGCCGGCCAGATAACGTCCTTGAGCCACCGTTCGGTTGGAAGGTCCTCGCCGAGCCCTCTGAGTTTCGCCATCGCCACGTGGGTGTGGGCGTTGACCAATCCCGGCAGAATTAGATAACCGGTTCCGCCGTAGGTTTCATCAACATCGTAATCGCCGAGCCTCTCGACGGGAACAACGCCCCTTATCGTGGGGCCATCTATCAAAACCGCGGAGTTCTTCCTAAAGCCTTCCGGGTCCACGACGGTTCCGACGAGTGCCTTCATTTTCTCCACTTCTCCACAATAACTGATTCAGTTGGGAGTTAGATTAAAGTTTCGGTCGTTGCCCCGCCCTTACCCGTTGTTCCCACGCGGTAAAACCCTCCGCGCGTCGTATTTCTGAACTTATCCGATAGTCGATGGAGAGGTGTGTTGTCATAATTGAACCAAAAAAAACCAATTTTATGATAAAATGACAATCAAACCGGCAAAGAATTTAAATTGGGCCTTTCGAAACCCCTCCCATGCCCCTCCTCATAGTGATCAGACAAAGGATTGGAGCGTTTCCGCTCTGGATGAATTGACGCTCTTCTGGTCAGTCCTCAATCGCTACCGTTATAAAGGCCGTTTCAAAGCCCCTGGAGGTGGTAAGGATGATCGATAAGGTTTATTGCGCCGACGTTCGGCCCGATATGGAAGGTAAGCGCGTTAAACTCGCCGGATGGGTTTACAGGAAGAGGGAAGTCGGAAAGAAGGTCTTCATAGTCCTCCGCGATTCAAGCGGTGTGGTTCAGACCGTCTTTAAGAGGGAAGCCAGCGAGGAGGCCTACGCCGAGGCCAAAAAGGTTGGCATCGAATCGAGTGTCATCATCGAGGGAACGGTCAAGGCCGACCCCCGTGCGCCCGGCGGCGCGGAGGTTCAGGCAGATAAAATGGAGATCGTCCAGAACGTTGACTTCTTCCCGATAACGAAGGACGCGAGCGACGAGTTCCTGCTCGACGTCAGACACCTGCACCTGCACTCGCCGAAGGTCTCCTCCATAATGAAGGTCAAAGGGACGATGATGGCGGCCGCCCGCGAGTGGCTCCTTCAGAACGGCTGGTACGAGGTTTTCCCGCCGATACTCGTGACCGGAGCGGTAGAGGGCGGCTCGACGCTCTTCAAGCTCAAGTACTTCGACAGGACAGCCTACCTGAGCCAGTCCGCCCAGCTGTACCTCGAAGCGGCAATCTTCGGCCTTGAGAAGGTGTGGTCGCTAACGCCGAGTTTCAGGGCCGAGAAGAGCAGGACGAGGAGGCACCTAACGGAGTTCTGGCACCTTGAACTCGAGGCCGCCTGGATGGACCTCAACGACATCCTGAAGGTGGAGGAGGAACTTGTGAGCTACATGGTGCAGAGGACGCTCGAGCTCAGGAGAAAGGACGTGGAGACCTTCAGGAAGGACTTGAAGACGCTCAGGAACACCGTCCCGCCGTTCCCGAGGATAAGTTACGACGAGGCTATAGAGATCCTGCAGAGCAAGGGCGTGGAGATAGAGTGGGGCGAGGACATGGGTGCCGACGAGGAGAGGATCTTAACCCAGGAGTTCGAGAGCCCGTTCTTCGTCTACGGCTACCCCAAGCACATCAAGGCCTTCTACATGAAGGAGGACCCCGAGGACCCGCGGAAGGTTCTCGCGGCCGACATGCTCGCGCCCGAGGGGTACGGTGAGGTCATCGGCGGCTCCCAGCGTGAAGACAGCTACGAGAAGCTCGTCCAGCGCATCCTTGAGGAGGGCATGGACCCGAAGGACTACGAGTGGTACCTCGACCTGAGGAAGTACGGCAGCGTTCCGCACAGCGGCTTCGGCCTCGGTCTGGAGAGGCTCGTCGCGTGGGTGCTGAAGCTCGACCACGTCCGCTGGGCCACCCTCTTCCCGAGGACGCCGAGCAGGCTGTATCCGTGAGTATCTGGCGGACAAAGATAGCAACGTTTGGCGGCTTCTCTTTAATTTTCCAGTATACGACACAAACGTTTCAAATCGCATGCACTATGAGGTTCTACCGGGGATGCTCATCAAGGCCCTCTAAGGGAGATAAAGAAATGGTAATGACAAACGGGATTGAGATCGAGAAAAGGGATTATCAAGAGGTCTGCTGGGAATGGAACAGCCACTAAATGTTTTCAATTTATTTGGAAAAGTATATTGCCCTCCTTCTCTTTATGATGACAGAATTACAACCTTTCCGCCAGCGCTTTTTAAAAGGGCTGAATGGTGCGGGGGCGGGGATTTGAACCCCGGAACCCCTACGGGACAGGACCCTCAATCCTGCGCCTTTGACCAGGCTCGGCAACCCCCGCGTTGCCAAAGTATAACGCTCGGAGAGGCTTTATAAATTTTGCGGTGCCCCGGGCGGGCTTGGAGGCGTTACCCTTTTATCCAGCTGAATTCCCTCTCAAGCATCGCGAGCTGTCGCTTTTCCAGGGCCTCGGGATCGACCACCAGCAAAACGCCCGCACCCCTCTCGAGGAGGGCGTCCTTGAGTGACAGGAGGAACTTAAAGGTTGGTTCAAATCCGTTGTGGAGCACCAGATAGTCGATCCCGTCCAGAACGACGAAAGCGTCTTCATCAACACTGTTTATCACACTGTGGAGGAGAGGGGCGAGCCTCGTTGGGGATATGGCCCGCGGATGATCCAGGTTCGTTATCCAGATGTAAGGGACGTTGAGGACCTCGTAGGCATGGGGACTTCTCGTTACAGCGAGCACCTTCTTGCCCGAGAGGAGGCTCAGAATCCTTCCGGGGGACGCGGGCTTAACCATGTAAGCACCACGCTGAAGCTTCGATTCGCCATTGAGAACAACGCTGGGTTCCACCCCCATCCTTATCTGCCGCCTGACCCCCACAAGCGAGAAAGCCATCACCACCATCCCGATAGCGACGATAACGTCGTCCAGCACCTTCATGAACTCGAACGGAAAAACGTCGTTGAGGACGTTCGTGAGGTAGCCCAACCAGAATATCAGCACCCCGGCCCAGATCCACCTGGCCGTGGAGGTCCCGAGGAGTTCCCTTATCATAGCCCTAAATGTGCTCAGCACATAGACTACCCCGGTTATGGAAGCGAAGGCCACTACCTCGGCCGCGAGTTTAATCCCTTCGTAGGTGACCATCGTTCCTAATGTGTATCCGCACCTTTATATCTCTTTCTCCGACGTAACTCCCGAGGCACCCTCCCCCCAACCAAAAAACTTATAAATGCACTCCCCGTCTATGACTTCGGGTTGAGGGCCGGTAGCTCAGCATGGTTAGAGCGCGGGACTCTTAATCCCGTGGTCGGGGGTTCGAATCCCCCCCGGCCCGCCAAATCGCGTTTCTTCTCGACGCGTTCCGCTTGGGAAGGAATGCGTTTGAGTAACGTAAGGAGTTAAGAAAATGAGTTTTGAAAACTTGGGCTTATCCGAGGCCACGTTAGTGGCGGTTAGGGAGAAGGGTTTTGAGACCCCAACGGACATTCAGAGGGAGGTGATCCCGCGTCTTCTATCTGGCGACGTGGATATAATCGGCCAGTCCCAGACAGGGACGGGAAAGACGGCCGCTTTCGCCTTGCCGATAATCGAGGCCATCGACCCGAAGATGCGGGCCGTTCAGGCGATTGTGCTGACCCCAACGAGGGAGCTCGCCCTTCAGGTGGCGGATGAAATCAAGAGCCTCCGCGGGAGGAAGAGGGTCTACGTCTACGCCGTCTACGGCGGTCAACCGATAGGACCGCAGATAAGGGCGCTCGAGAGGGGAACCCACGTCGTTGTTGGAACCCCCGGAAGGGTTCTCGACCACATAAGGCGCGGAACCCTCGATCTAAGCTCGGTGAAGTTCTTCATTCTCGACGAGGCCGACAGGATGCTCGACATGGGCTTCATCGACGACATAGAGGCGATCTTCAGGGAGACCCCGAAGGAGAAGCGCGTGCTCATGTTCTCCGCGACCATGCCCCCGGAGATCAAGAGGCTCGCGAGACGCTACATGAGCAACCACGAGGTGATAAGCGTCAGCAGCGACGAGCTGGTTCCCGAGATGGTGGATCAGGAGTACGTGGAGGTCGTTCCGGCGAGGAAGTTCGGCGTGCTGAAGAAGATCTTGGACGACGATTTCTACGGCATAGTCTTCTGCGCGACCAAGCGGGAGACCCGGGAGCTGAGCGAGAGGCTCAGGAGGGCAGGCTATTCCGCCGAGGCCCTGAACGGCGATATGAGCCAGGCCGCCCGTGAGAGGGCCTTCTGGCGCTTCAAAACCAGGCGGACGAGGGTTCTCGTGGCGACCGATGTGGCCGCCCGCGGACTGGACGTCCAGGACATAAGCCACATCGTCAACTACTCCCTGCCCATGACGGCCGAGGACTACGTCCACAGGATAGGCAGGACCGGCAGGATGGGGAAGAGGGGAAGGGCGATAACCTTCACGATGCCCGGCGAGCTCAAGAGGCTCCACTACTTCGCCCAGCAGGCTGGTGTGGAGATAAGGAAGTCCGAGCTCAGCGAGGAGATCCCCAGGGAGTACAGGGAAAGGTACGAGCGCGGCCGCTCCGATGGCTACTGGAGAGGGAGGAGAAGAAACTACGGGGGCTACTCTAAGAGCTCCCGAGGTAGATGGTGAGGATCAGGTCCTCGCCCTCTGTTTTGACCTCTATCCAGAGCGCGTCGCTTTTCTCGAGGTAGTCTTTGAACTCCGCGTTCGAGAGCATCTGGGAGACCAGCCACCCCGCGTATTCTCCTCGGAAGAAGGGATGGTAGTAGTCGGCGAGGTTGGGGTACGTAACCCCCCACGTCCAGCCCGCTTTGTAACCCCTGGGAAGCTTCCCGGTGGAGAGCTCGATCAGGGATCGGTCGACTTTTAATCCGAAATCCTCATGCAGAACGTTCATCATCGAGGCGGCGAGGTTCCTGGCGTCGGCATCGCTCATGCTGTAGTCCTGATTGAGGAACTCCTCGCCGGAGAGGACGCCGAGAACCTTCACGTCGGCCTTCCCCTCCCCCGGCGTTATCTTGTAGAGCGTCGCGTTGACTATCCTGCCCCCCTGCCCCTCCCAGTAACGGTAGTACGCCCCCAGATCCATCGGTGGAAGGTGCTGATCGAGGGCGAAGTACCAGCCGTTTATCTTCACCAGGGCCGTCGCGTGGCCGGAATCGGTCAGGTTCAGAGCCATAGCGTAGACCGGTGAGTAATTCATGGCGAGGAGCAGTGCATCCGTGAGAACTGTGTAGTCGGTGCATATCCCCTTTCTCCTCATTATCGTCTCGTAGGGGGTCTGGATCGTGTTGTTCTGCCCCTCAACGACCTCCTGACGTCCGTCGGGGTATACTATGACCCTGGCGAAGGGTTGCCTGGCCTTCTCCCGGTCGTAGCTCAGCCATTCTCCCTCCCACGCAAGGACGTTCCAGGAGCTCTGGGTGAGGTCTTTCCCTTTTAGCTCGCCCGCGAGCGGCGATATAACTCTGAGCTCTTTCCGATCCAGCATGCAGGTGAGGGCATCTTTGAGGACATAGCGCCATAGAATTCCGGGGCAGTCAAGCGAGGCGTCGTGAGTTGGAAGGGATACGCTCGCGTTCCCCCAGCTCACCAAGGGATTTGTCCAGCTTGCGGGGGTACCTCCCGGTATCGGAGTTGAGGAGGACGTCGTTTCCGAAGTTGATGGATACATCGCCCCGCTTGATCTCCCAGTCTGTGGGATCGTTGAGAGACAGCCAGCGGTAAGGACCATGAAGGCAACTATGAGCGCCGTGATGAATCGTTTCATCATGGGATTAACTCGGGGATGGTATTATAAAGGGCTTTTGGGTCAACAATTTATCTCATCTTTAAGGGCAGGGAACAACTTTTGATAAACATAAGGATTACAAATTCGTGAGGATATAAACGTAATAAAAGGTAGAAACCTCTGTGGGAAGTGCAAGTGAGCCAAGATCTCCGGAGGCAAGCTCCAGAGAGTGAAGAAGAGAGATAATTACTTTTTTTCTTTGTAATTTTAATTCAATTAATTATTTTGCCGCTCCATATTTTTTAGAGAACGAAACTTTTAAATAATATAACATTGCAATTGCTATTGACGATTCTATTGGAGGAAAGTAGAATGAGACAGAAGATGACATGGTTCATACTCGGTGTTCTGGTTGGGAGTCTATTCCTTGTTTCGGCGTATCCCACAACGGGAAATAAAGTCCAGAAAACCGTCAACATCCACCCAAAAATTCAAGAGAATGATCCATCACTGAAAAACAGCTCTTTAGACCTCGTGCACGGCATTTCCATGGAGGAGGCTCAAGAACTGATAAAGGAGGGAGGATTTATTCTGGTGGACTCCAAAGGCCTGGAGATCCTTAAGGATGCGAAGCTCCTTCCGTACGTCATAAGATTCGGAAACGACGGCGTGTACGCGGTCAAAATCCTCCCCGGAGGGCGGTTCTTCGTTTACGGTGCCCCAAGGGGATACGCCATGAGGGATCTGAAAAAGTTCAAGGAGGAGGCGCTTGAGGAGTTCATGAAAGCCCGCTTCGTCAAGTACACCGTCTCCGTCGAGATCCCAGTCAACTACTCCTGGAAAGTCGTGGCCAACGGGAAAACGTTCTCCAATTTTTCAACCGAGGCCGTCTCTGGCTCAGCGAAAGCGTACCTGGAGAGTACTATAACCTGGACATCAGGCGACAACTGGTATCCTCACGGCCGGTTGAAGCTGGTTTACAATGTTTACAAACTGGCCGACGTAAACCCATCCTACGACTGGCGCGTCGTTGAGATGCAGACGTACGTTTACGCCGGCCGGTATCTTTGGGGTCCAAAACACGACTCAAAGATCCGTACTAACTCGAGGAACGTAATCCCCTGGCCAGTGTACTGGGAGTTCGAGAAGGTCACGATCAAAGCCGACGTGAGGCCCGACGGAAACGATGTTTTCTCCATGGATTCGTTCAAACCCTCTTACGATGTGGATTACTACAACGACGAACATTCTCAGACTATCCAGTACACCCTGGGCAACGCGGGGGCGAGCGTCACGATCACCAACAGGCTCAAAGCCGTCAAAATCACCGTTGATAACACCGGTGAGAACTGGGTTCGCTGGAGTTACAAGTTCAACAGAAAGCTCGGCGTTGGGGACAAGTTCGTCGTGATCGAGCCCGCCTACACCTTCTCGTTAAGGATCCCGCGGGGACACAGGGAAGCCACTCAGAAGTTCGTCGTGACGGTCAACTGGGTGGGCAACATCCCACTATCTCGCGACGCCCATGCATCGAATACCATCGACTATTTCTGGGAGTGGGGCATAAACTGAAGGAGACCCTATCTTTATGGGCTCCTCTTTATTTTTGAGTTTTGATTGGGTAGAACGGTTGAAGGCGTTTATTAAACTCCGGAGGGGTGTCGTGGTCTTTGATGCACCTTCGTCCTATCGAAAGATTTAAAAATGCCCCCCGGGAGGTATAACCCGAGCGCTCGGGTCGTGCCGGGGTAGCTTAGCCTGGTCAGAGCGCTCGGCTCATAGGGCCGCTCCCCTTCGGGGGAGCCTGAGAAACCGAGAGGTCCGGGGTTCAAAGCCCCGCCCCGGCACCATTACAAACTTTTAGAAAAAGTTTGATCAAAAGAGTGTAGCTCGCTTTTATCAATCTCAAACAAGCGGGTTTTTACTTTACAAGCGTTCATTCGGTAGAGAACACTTTTACTTGCCACTGAACTCAGGGTTTTTACTCTCCCCGGCGCCCTTCGGGCGCCTTTCAGCCTTTTGGGAAAAGGCTGGCGAAAAGGGTGTTTTCTTTTGAAAATTCAAAGAATGATAAGCGTGCGCTTTAAAATTGGGGATAGGATAGTGGATTAACCTTAAAACAAGATATTAGGCAGGTTTCACGGTTATTCTAGCGCCCGGAGGGCGCCTTGTGAGAGTGAAACCATACAAAACGGGCCGATTAAAAGTAATCCAACTTGATAGCTGGCGTCTCTGAGAAGCACCTGAACTTCCGCCATCCGTCAGGATGTTCGAACGATAGTGAGAACAGCGCTTGCGAAGCAAGGGCTGAAGGCTGGCGAAAAGCTTGTTATTCCTTCAGGGGGCTGTTTAGTTGTGTTTGCGCTGTTAAAAGGCGTTTAAAACTCGAATTCGAGATTAAAAGGGCAAATTCAAGGGGTTTAGGATTCTCTCGCGCTCCGAAGGAGCGCTATCCAAAAGTAAACCACACCATAAAAGCTTTCTTAAGAAGAGTGAATTCAAAACCCAAGAGCAGTCTTTACCTTAGCAAACACATCACAACCACCCTAAAAGGAGTCACGCCTATTTCCGCCAGCGCTTTGCGGAGCAGGAACCTGTTCCGGGGTGTGGGGGCGTTAGCCCCTCGAAGTTTTAGAGGGGAGAGGGGTCGTGGGGCAAAGCCCCACTACGGGGGTTTGAGAGTACAGAGAGATAAGGGGGCGGAGCCCCCTTGTCTTTCGTTATGGCGGGCCCGGCGGGATTCGAACCCGCGACCTCCGGCTTAGAAGGCCGGCGCCCTATCCTGCTAGGCTACGGGCCCTCGCTCCCAGGTTCATGGGCGTTCTTATAAAAGTTGCGGTGAAGGGAAGCCGGGAAAAAAGAGAGCTCAGCGCCTCCTCCGGAGGAGGGGCACCAGGGCGAGGGCTGCCACGAACGCCGGACCGCAGATCCCGCCGCCCGATTCCTTCGTGTCGCTCCTCGTACCCGTCTTCCCGAGTATCTCGTCAGGGCTCTTGCCCTCCACCATAAGCTGGGTCCACTGGTCGAGCCAGGTCTTGTAGTTCTTCTCTATCTCCGCAGGGTCAACGGTGGCGGGCTTGTCCACCCTGACCGCGTACTTGAAGACCTCGGGTAGCTTGACGTCCCTGTTGACCGGGTACATCCACTGGTTGAGCGGGAGCTTCTCCTGGGCTTCCCTGCTGATGAGGAACTCGATGAACTTCTTTGCCAGCTCGGGGTGCTTGGCGCCCTTGACGATCCCGGCACCCTCGATCTGGAGGTAGTTACCCTCCTTAAAGGCAACGGCCCCGACGTTGGTCTTGTTGTCGTAGTAAACGGTGGCGGCCGGTGAAGTGGCGTAGCTGAGGACGAGCGGGTACTCACCCTTCATGAAGGCCTCCCACGCCTCGCTCCAGCCCTTGACAACCTGAACGTCGTTCTCCTTGAGCTTTTCCCAGTAGTTGAGCCAGTCGTCGCCGTAAACCGCTACCGTCCACAGGAGGAAGGCCATCCCCGGCGAACTGGTCCTCGGGTCCTCGATTATCAGTTTGCCCTTCCACTCGGGCTTGGTGAGGTCCTCAAGGCTCTCCGGAGGGTTCTTAACCATGTCCTTGCGGTAGTTTATGGCTATGTAACCGTAGTCGTAGGGGGTGAGGTGGAAGGTCGGGTCGAACTTCTGGATTATCCAGTCCGGTATGACGTCGGCGTTACCCGGCTTGTAGGGCTCCAGTATCCCGGCGTCGATGGCCTTGGCCAAATAACTGTTGTCTATGCCGACCACAACGTCGGCCTGTGGGTTGTCCTTCTCGAGGATGAGCCGGTTGAGTACCTGGCCGGCGTCGCCTATCAGGACGAGGTTCACCTTAACGTTGTACTTCTGCTCAAAAATCGGGATGATCTCTTTCATCCACCACTCTATGCTGTCGTAGGAGTAGACCGTCAGCGTCTCCTCGGCTTTAACGGGTTTTGCCGTCCAGAGAGCGCCGAGGAGCAGGAAAGCAAACACCAGCGCCGCGAGCTTCCTCATTCTTTCACCTCCATGAGCGGGTTTTTGTTTCTCATAATATGGTAATGGAGGGAATTAAAAAGCTTTACCTCCCAGAAATGTGCCCCGGAAGTTCGAGAAAAATCCAAATAAAGGGTCATCCCCCGGGCAGGTTGACTCCACCGGTGAAGTACACGTAGAGGAAATAGGAGTAGATGGCCAGGAACACCGTCCCCGTTAGCCTGT encodes:
- a CDS encoding thiamine ABC transporter substrate-binding protein, encoding MRKLAALVFAFLLLGALWTAKPVKAEETLTVYSYDSIEWWMKEIIPIFEQKYNVKVNLVLIGDAGQVLNRLILEKDNPQADVVVGIDNSYLAKAIDAGILEPYKPGNADVIPDWIIQKFDPTFHLTPYDYGYIAINYRKDMVKNPPESLEDLTKPEWKGKLIIEDPRTSSPGMAFLLWTVAVYGDDWLNYWEKLKENDVQVVKGWSEAWEAFMKGEYPLVLSYATSPAATVYYDNKTNVGAVAFKEGNYLQIEGAGIVKGAKHPELAKKFIEFLISREAQEKLPLNQWMYPVNRDVKLPEVFKYAVRVDKPATVDPAEIEKNYKTWLDQWTQLMVEGKSPDEILGKTGTRSDTKESGGGICGPAFVAALALVPLLRRRR